In Halobacteria archaeon AArc-dxtr1, the sequence GAGGGCGTTGCCGATGTCAACGTCCATGCACGAGAGATGCCACGGAGCGAGCCAAAGGCGTTCCGGCTCGTTGCGGGCAATGAGTGCCCGCAGAAGGCAGAGGGAGAAGGACAATTCACTGCGACGGAGCAACGAAACACGAAAGCCCAAAATTGCTCGACCGCTTCCGGTCGGGTATGAGCGAGAAGACCGCGACGTTCGTCGTCACCCACGCGGAGCCCGACTCGGCGGTCGTCCGGGATGTCGAGACGGCCCAGATCCACACCCTCTCTGGGAATCCTGATCTCGAGGTTCACGACGTCCTCGAGGCGACGATCGCACCCGAGCCACCGTTGGAGGTGACCTGGGAGTTGCGCGAGGAGGTCGACCGTCGCAGCGTCGACCTGGTCGACAGCGACCTCGAGCCGACGGGTCAGTCGATCGAGCTGGCTACCGCGGCCGACGCCGGCGAAGTAGTACGAGAAGAACGTGCCGGGGCGGGCGAGGTACACGCGATGCGGTTACCTGAGACTGATCTCGAGTCGGCGGCCGCGGACGTACTCGCAGACGAGGAAACCGTCGCGCGGGCAGCCAGACTCGACGCCGTCCGGGTCGAGGTTCGGCGAGCGCCGGAGACGGACGTGTTGAGTGTCCGTTATCTACCGAACTGAGCCTCGGCGATTCCGGCGGTTCCGACAGTACGGGGTGTGTTTCACGAATTGCGAAGGCTTACTTGACGTGACTGCTACAGACCTGATATATGTGGTCTTTCGACGTACCGGCGTTCGATTACACCCGGTACAGCGACCGGCAGCTTGCGGCGGTGCCGCTTGCGTTGCTCGCGGTCGCGCTGCTCATTTTGGGCGGTGCGTACGTCGTGTCAGGAACGCCGGTCGCGCTCGGCACGGATTTTGCAGGTGGATCGGAGCTGACCGTCGAGACGTCGACACCAGAAGAAGAGATTCCAGAGGCGTTCGACGCTGAGCCAGAGTCCATCCAGTCGGTCACCGGCGTGGAGAATCAGTACATCCTGCAGTTCACCGAAACTGATGAGGCCGCGCTGAGCGATCAGGCCGAAGCGAATCTGGAGCCGATCGACGGTGCCAGCGAAGACGACATCGTCCAGGCAGCGTCGAGTACGTCTGCGAGCTTCGGCGCGGAGGCCCAGGAGACGGCACTGGTCGGTATCGCCGCCGCCTTCCTCGGGATGAGCGTCCTCGCATTCTTGCTGTTTCGGACGTTCGTGCCGTCGATCGCGATCGTCGCCTCGGCGTTTTCCGATCTCGTGATTCCCCTCGCATTTATGAGCTTGATGGACATTCCGCTCACCCTTGGAACTGTCGCCGGACTGTTGATGTTGATCGGGTACTCCGTCGACTCGGACATCCTGTTGAATAACCAGATCCTGCGGCGAAGCGGCAGCTTCTACGAGAGCGCGAACCGGGCGATCCGAACCGGGGTCACCATGACGGTGACGTCGATGACCGCGATGCTCGTGATGGCGATCGCAGCGTGGCTGCTCGGTGTCGAACTACTCGCCTCGATCGGGCTCATCCTGTTCGTCGGGCTGTCCGCGGACCTGATGAACACATACCTACTCAACTTCAGCCTGCTTCGCTGGTACAAATTCAAGGGGGTAACACGATGAGCCTCCTCGACCCCATCAAGGCGAACTGGCGGCTGTTGTTGCTCGTCGTCTTCGTCGGGGTTTCCCTGCTGGCGCTGTTCATCCCCGGCGGGCTGATGGCCGACGACAGTCCCGTCGAGGGCGAGGAGGAGTCCGCCTGGACCGATGATCCGCTGAATCTCGAGTACGGGCTCGGTCTGGAAGGCGGAACGCAGATCCGGGCACCGGTAATCGGGATGCACGCCGAGAACATCGAACCGGACGCCGTCGACCGCGAAACCGGTGAGGTCGACTGGGATCGGCTCGATGAGATCGAAGACACGCTCGATGAAGAACTTGGTCTCGAGACCGGGGACGCGAGCGTCGACTTCAACGAAGACTCGGGGACGGTCACGGCGGAGGTGTTCACCGACGAGGTGACCGCAGCCGAGTTCGCGGCGGCGTTACAGGCGGCTGGCGTCGACGTCGACGAGGACGATATCGAGGACGGCGTCACACAGGAGACCCGCGACCAGATTATCTCAACGATCGATCTGAAGGTCAACCAAGCCGGGCTCGGCGGCGGGCAGGTGACGCAGGCGTCGATGGCCGGGCAGTACTACATCGTCACCGAGGTGCCCGACATGGAGCCCGACGAACTGCGCGAGTTGCTCTCAGAGCGTGGCGTCGTCGAGGTCGTCGCCTACTATCCCGACGAGGAGGGCAATCAAACGAACGAGACGGTCCTCGAAACTGACGATATCGCCGACGTCGATCCGCCGACGTACACCGAAGGCCAGGGCTACCAGGTGCCGGTACAGGTGACCGCAGAGGCGGCGCCGGAGTTCCAGGACGATATGAACGAGATGGGCTTTACCAACGAGGGTCGAGGCATGTGTTCGCTCACCGGTGACGGCGAGCAGATCGACT encodes:
- a CDS encoding preprotein translocase subunit SecD, whose translation is MSLLDPIKANWRLLLLVVFVGVSLLALFIPGGLMADDSPVEGEEESAWTDDPLNLEYGLGLEGGTQIRAPVIGMHAENIEPDAVDRETGEVDWDRLDEIEDTLDEELGLETGDASVDFNEDSGTVTAEVFTDEVTAAEFAAALQAAGVDVDEDDIEDGVTQETRDQIISTIDLKVNQAGLGGGQVTQASMAGQYYIVTEVPDMEPDELRELLSERGVVEVVAYYPDEEGNQTNETVLETDDIADVDPPTYTEGQGYQVPVQVTAEAAPEFQDDMNEMGFTNEGRGMCSLTGDGEQIDFDHTGEEYCLLTVVDGEVVDAHSMGDLADGMAAETWADNPSFFMGAQNQQQAQSLSINLQAGELRAPLDFDEGDTMTLEPALADQFKLYSLLIGGLAVLTVSGMVFIRYRDPRVALPMIVTAMAEVLILLGFVALIRMPLDLSHVAGFIAVVGTGVDDLIIIADEVMSEGDVNSERVFESRFRKAFWIIGAAAATTIIAMSPLAVMQLGDLTGFAIITILGILVGVLVTRPAYGDILRRLLTDK
- a CDS encoding protein translocase subunit SecF; translated protein: MWSFDVPAFDYTRYSDRQLAAVPLALLAVALLILGGAYVVSGTPVALGTDFAGGSELTVETSTPEEEIPEAFDAEPESIQSVTGVENQYILQFTETDEAALSDQAEANLEPIDGASEDDIVQAASSTSASFGAEAQETALVGIAAAFLGMSVLAFLLFRTFVPSIAIVASAFSDLVIPLAFMSLMDIPLTLGTVAGLLMLIGYSVDSDILLNNQILRRSGSFYESANRAIRTGVTMTVTSMTAMLVMAIAAWLLGVELLASIGLILFVGLSADLMNTYLLNFSLLRWYKFKGVTR
- a CDS encoding DUF5812 family protein, with the protein product MSEKTATFVVTHAEPDSAVVRDVETAQIHTLSGNPDLEVHDVLEATIAPEPPLEVTWELREEVDRRSVDLVDSDLEPTGQSIELATAADAGEVVREERAGAGEVHAMRLPETDLESAAADVLADEETVARAARLDAVRVEVRRAPETDVLSVRYLPN